The genomic DNA GCCCctcctcctgcctgcctgcctgcctgcccatccCTTCCTCTGGCTTTAGATTCAGCTCAGCACTGAAGCTCCCACAAAGACGTCCCCTGCTGAGCTGTCCCTCTGTTCAAAGGCCTTTTAATTCCTCTTTTACCTGCCACAGGTGGGGCCCTGGGCACCTGCCAAGGCTTTGGCTTCCCTTCCCCTGAACAGCCAGCCAAGGTCTCCAGATTCCCCACCTGGGATTGCAGCTCCCCAGTGTttcttggggaggggaaaaaggatAAAAAATGAAAAGGCCATCAactaggaggggaaaaaaatatcggGAGGAGCAGCAGGGCGATTTTCCTCCAGTAAAAATGGCAAATCTTTGCCCACTTCACGCATAACCCAGCATGAAACCAGCCCTGGGATATTTCCTCTCTGACGTGTAAAAGAAAAAATGTCACAAGCTATAGATATTTGTCTGTTCAATCTTAGTGCCGTCTCTCTCCATAAAGCAGGCATTAAAATCCCTTCTAATTATTGGctatgtttgttttctttttggcatCACTTTCATAATTGAAGAGGTTCCCCCACTCATTAAGGCTAaactaaaagggaaaaaaaagtaaaaagttacTGTAAACATTTCTTCGCGAAACGTGTCTTCTGTTCTCCAGTTTGCGCTAATTTGGAAATTTAAAAGTCCAGCCGCATTCATGGTTGGTTTGAGAGGATGAGGTAACTCCTGTGAtttccggtggggggggggagggaacgcCCCAATTCTCGTTTGGCTGGTGAGGAGATTTGCCTGTCAGGATGGCCTGTCCATTTCGGGTGGGCAGCCACGGGGCGGAAGGCGGGCACCCCAAATCCCCTCGGCCACCCCTTCAGTTAGCAATTTTCTCAATCTCATCCAAATCATCTGTATCCAATTTATGGATCTTCTTGTCTGCACAGAAGGAAGCAAAAGGAAGCAGCCTTGTCAGAAAAGATTCCGAAATCTGGGGAAACCGGGAGCCGGTTTGGTTCTCCAGGGATGTGTGGCCCAAAAAAGACATTTACGTTAGGAAAACTCACAAACGTCCAGACGGAGAGCCCGGAGTTGCTGATGGCCCTTAAAAAGCCCCCGAATTGTgtcagggatggggggggggggactccaaaCGTGGCCACATTTTAaggctcgtggacttcaactcccaggattcctgctggctgggggaattccaggagttgaagtcttaaaggggccaagtttggagacctctgagcCATAATActtggtgggggagggggttgtgtTTTGGGAAGGGGTGCCTGGGAATTAATCCTCATCCCCGGCCTCCTCCTTGgctggagtgggggagagagggacCGGCCCACGTCCTCCAGCTGGGCTTGGGGGTCTAAGAAAGGGTTTCCTGGGCCCCACCGGAAGGCCAAGCACAGCCCTACACCAAAGAGAGGCTGCGGGGCACTCGGCGCCAAGGCAGGAGGGCGAAGCTGAGCCCGAAAGCCCCCCGCCCGCCCGAGGCGGCTGTGGGGAGGGACTCACTGAAATGCTCCTGGATGCGGCTGAGGATGTTCATGCTGTGCTTGCTGTCCACCATGTTGACGGCCAGGCCTCGCTTGCCGAAGCGCCCCGTGCGGCCGATGCGGTGCAGGTAGGTCTCGTTGTCCGGGTTCCCGTCTTTGTCCACCGGGAGGTCGAAGttgatgaccacggagacttgcTCCACGTCTATGCCTAGAGAGGAAGCTTAGTGTCAAACGGGGGAACTAAAAAACTTTATCTAATAGAGTCAAACTGATGCTCAACAGTGctccgggcggggggggggggctccccacaCAAAGACCTTGCGATAACCACAACGTGGCAAGGTTCCCTATTGACGTTGACGTTGCAAATTGCAGCCAGATGACCGTGGGACGCTGCAAGCGTCGTAACTACAGGACAGTGGCCAAGCACCCCCATCCCAATCGCGAGGACGCTGGAGGGGCGTTAACGGCCAGCACCAGTCCTAAGCTACTTTTTTCAGGGAACTCTGGACGATCGCTAAACAAATCTCCCTTaagcaaggactgcctgtaaccgTCCAGGGCCGAAGTCCAGAACGAGGCGGGGCCTGTCCCTCCGACCgtcaggaaggaaggggggaacctCCGAGGGGAGCACCAACACTGGAGCGCCATTggtctgctggagcagggggttgggctagatggccTTCTGGACTCACCTCGAGCGCAGACGTTGGTGGTGACCAGGACCTTCTCCTTGCCCTCCCTGAAGCGCTCGATGACGGCCGCCCGCTGCTCCACCATCATCTCCCCGCTCAGGAGGGCCACCTGGTGGCCTTCTTTGGACAGCTCCCCCGCCAGCCACCCGGCCGTCTTGCGGGTCTGCGGAGGGGAAGGGTCAGCGAGGGAGGGGTCTGCGGAAGGGGCGGggctggagggaaggggagggggccgCCCAGCCCGGCACTCACGTGGCAGAAGATCATGGCCTGGGCGATGGTGATGGCCCCGTAGATGTTGCAGAGGGCGTGGAACTTCTCCTCCCGGCTGCTGCAGAGGACGTAGTACTGCTTGATGGTGTCCAgcgtctcctcctccctcttcagcTTGATGATGTTGGGGTCGGGAACCACCTTCTGGGCAAACTTCCACACCGAGTCCTCGAAGGTGGCCGAGAAGAGCAGCATCTGGCAATCCCGGGGAAGCATCCTGGAGGCAGATGGGGGAGGGACGGGGACGGAGAGTTCAAAGTGAAAAAGCCCTTCTCCTTTTCACAAAAACCGTGCCCGCTTAACGGGCAGCCCCTTGCGCCCTCACCTCTGGATGCGGATGCTCTGGTCCTGGTGCCCCTGGGTGGCGATCATGACGTCGGCCTCGTCCAGGACAAACACCCGGATCTTCTTGGGGTCGATGAATTTGAGCTTCGAACACCAGTCCAGGACGGTGCCCGGCGTGCCGATGACGATCTGTTCGGCGATCTTCTGGCCACGCTCCActgttggtggggagggggccAAAGTGACCCCTTGGGAAGCTCCCCACTGGGAAAGCCCGGCCCACCCGACCTGCGGGCCCCACCCGAC from Thamnophis elegans isolate rThaEle1 chromosome 15, rThaEle1.pri, whole genome shotgun sequence includes the following:
- the LOC116518306 gene encoding ATP-dependent RNA helicase DDX19B, with translation MATDSWALAVDEQEAAAAASLSSLQLKEDNLKPDANGAVVKTSSNAEKTEEEEKEDRAAQSLLNKLIRSNLVDNTNQVEVLQRDPNSPLYSVKSFEELRLKPQLLQGVYALGFNRPSKIQENALPMMLAEPPQNLIAQSQSGTGKTAAFVLAMLSRVEPDHRYPQCLCLSPTYELALQTGKVIEQMGRFYPALKLAYAVRGNKLERGQKIAEQIVIGTPGTVLDWCSKLKFIDPKKIRVFVLDEADVMIATQGHQDQSIRIQRMLPRDCQMLLFSATFEDSVWKFAQKVVPDPNIIKLKREEETLDTIKQYYVLCSSREEKFHALCNIYGAITIAQAMIFCHTRKTAGWLAGELSKEGHQVALLSGEMMVEQRAAVIERFREGKEKVLVTTNVCARGIDVEQVSVVINFDLPVDKDGNPDNETYLHRIGRTGRFGKRGLAVNMVDSKHSMNILSRIQEHFNKKIHKLDTDDLDEIEKIAN